From Salvia splendens isolate huo1 chromosome 3, SspV2, whole genome shotgun sequence, a single genomic window includes:
- the LOC121794144 gene encoding probable complex I intermediate-associated protein 30 isoform X1 codes for MSRFRGLWQASVNATKRALLWKPEDLLPPSERYIFKFDSKEELKRWHLYADSEFNGLSSASLQIKESANGSSGTGVFSGNLSLDVSEGTKWNISRSGFCGMRSKKFDGFIDLDGYDTLALKVRGDGRCYISTIYTENWVNSPGQQEDNSWQAFVYVPKDNWYIAKIPLARYLPTWRGNVIDAELEMNPSRVVGMSLSLNAEGGIPGAISGPGDFRVEIDWIKALRTLS; via the exons ATGTCTAGGTTTCGTGGATTGTGGCAAGCTTCAGTTAATGCAACTAAAAGAG CTCTTTTGTGGAAACCTGAGGACTTGCTTCCTCCAAGTGAACGGTACATCTTTAAGTTTGACTCAAAAGAGGAACTAAAGCGATGGCATTTGTACGCAGATTCTGAATTCAATG GTTTGTCATCAGCATCGCTGCAGATAAAAGAGTCTGCCAATGGATCAAGTGGTACTG GTGTATTCTCTGGAAACCTTTCCTTGGATGTCAGTGAAGGTACTAAGTGGAATATAAGTAGAAGTGGATTCTGCGGAATGAGATCTAAGAAG TTTGATGGCTTCATTGATCTGGATGGGTATGACACATTGGCTCTAAAAGTTAGAGGAGACGGGCGATGCTACATATCTACT ATTTATACAGAGAATTGGGTGAATTCTCCGGGACAACAAGAAGATAACTCGTGGCAGGCGTTTGTTTATGTGCCTAAGGACAACTGGTACATCGCCAAG ATCCCCCTTGCTCGATACCTGCCAACATGGCGAGGCAATGTGATAGACGCAGAGCTCGAGATGAACCCATCTCGCGTTGTTGGAATGTCTCTCTCGCTGAATGCAGAAGGGGGAATCCCAGGCGCCATCTCTGGTCCAGGTGATTTTCGAGTCGAGATAGACTGGATCAAAGCTCTTAGAACATTGAGTTAG
- the LOC121794143 gene encoding CCAAT/enhancer-binding protein zeta-like, whose product MVAVKKNKPPKDAAVDLNSDVAAFASTLGFSSSAPSSGFNDSDFRKTGSFKTASQSPKSAAKNPKSNPKQHPKPAQNQKRDFRNSNSQEKHVNSKLGNPKPNPKQYPKPAQNQKRDFRSNNSQGNHAGGRFNNPRPVQNEKVDFMSSNLPEENAVDSKFKNLPKLPLVKSSLAGVWHSDLAELEEKLIGNDKKIEFKDAEEWKGLVEKKKELGERLLAQYAQEYMTSRGQHGDIKMLFATQRSGTAADKVSALSVLIGDNAVANLRAVDTLLGMVTSKVGKRHAFTAFEALKEMFLILLPDRKLKTLSQRPLNHLSDTKDGYSLLLFWYWEQSLKERYEQFVSALQEASLDVIVRLKSMALKIIYTLLKNKSEQERKLLSALVNKLGDPENKVASNADYHLANLLSEHPNMKAVVIDEVDTFLFRPRLGLRSKYHAVNFLTQIRLSHKGDGPKAAKRLIDIYFTLFKLLISEASTAQSEEKKDKKNSSSSKEGKSKALSESHIEMDSRLLSALLTGVNRAFPFVSTEEADDVIEVQTPLLFQLVHSKNFNVGVQALMLLDKISSKNQIVSDRFYRALYSKLLLPAAMNSSKEEMFIALLLRAMKNDINIKRVCAFSKRLLQVALQLPPQYACGCLFLLSEVLKARPPLWNMVLQNEVVDADDDLEHFEDITENDGDQAIPASDNSNKKGQIAETSQASDDDSEESLLEGATSDSDEDGQNEADDLFGGGGFKKTVKSKLESTGDLEVCSNQAPTPPPGGYNPRHREPAYCNADRAAWRELTVFASHGHPSVAAMAKTLLSGVNIVYNGNPIGDLSLGAFLDKFMEKKPKQNTWHGASDIEPAKKIDMNHQLIGPEILSLAEADVPPEDVVFHKFYMNKKDSSKKLKKKMKKKKTAEDEAAEEIYAVASDEDESDNEEIENVLDASNRSQADSDHDYDDLDNEDDEDLIAEGSDGEIDIPTDDEVSDDGGASLDEDSDDDDIAEGQADDGSDFDEDEAALGEGGFGDDSDSGSDLHEGFEQGRKKKKTKTKKRKSSKGPGASPFASLEEYEHLMEEESLEPSAPKEKKHKSKMDKKKRKLS is encoded by the exons ATGGTCGCCGTGAAAAAGAACAAACCCCCAAAGGACGCCGCCGTCGACCTCAACTCCGACGTCGCCGCCTTCGCCTCCACCCTCGGCTTTTCCTCCTCCGCCCCCTCCTCCGGCTTCAACGACTCTGATTTCCGCAAAACCGGCTCCTTCAAAACCGCCTCTCAATCACCGAAATCCGCTGCCAAAAACCCTAAATCGAACCCCAAGCAGCATCCTAAGCCAGCTCAAAACCAGAAGCGCGACTTCAGGAACAGCAATTCGCAGGAAAAGCATGTTAACAGTAAGCTCGGCAATCCTAAACCAAACCCCAAGCAATATCCCAAACCAGCTCAAAACCAGAAGCGCGATTTCAGGAGCAATAATTCACAGGGAAATCATGCCGGTGGTAGGTTCAACAATCCTAGACCAGTTCAAAACGAGAAGGTCGATTTCATGAGCAGTAATTTGCCGGAGGAGAATGCTGTTGATAGTAAGTTTAAGAATCTCCCGAAGCTTCCGTTGGTGAAATCGAGCTTGGCGGGAGTGTGGCACAGCGACTTGGCGGAGCTGGAGGAGAAATTGATCGGGAATGATAAGAAAATCGAGTTCAAGGATGCGGAGGAGTGGAAGGGATtggtggagaagaagaaggaattgGGGGAGCGACTATTGGCTCAGTATGCGCAGGAATATATGACATCGCGAGGGCAACACGGAGATATTAAGATGCTTTTTGCGACACAGAGGTCGGGGACGGCCGCTGATAAGGTTTCTGCGCTGTCTGTTTTGATTGGGGATAATGCAGTTGCTAATCTGAGAGCAGTTGACACTCTTTTGG GAATGGTGACTTCAAAAGTTGGGAAACGACATGCATTCACAGCCTTTGAAGCACTGAAAGAAATGTTTCTTAT TCTATTACCTGATCGGAAGTTGAAAACACTCTCCCAGAGGCCTCTAAATCACCTCTCTGATACCAAAGATGGTTACTCTCTATTACTCTTTTGGTATTGGGAGCAATCTTTGAAGGAGAG GTATGAACAATTTGTTTCCGCTCTTCAGGAAGCTTCCCTGGATGTGATAGTTAGGCTCAAAAGCATGGCATTAAAG ATTATATATACGTTGCTGAAGAACAAATCAGAACAAGAGCGCAAATTGCTATCTGCACTGGTTAATAAG CTTGGAGATCCTGAAAACAAAGTTGCGTCAAATGCTGATTATCACTTGGCGAATCTTTTATCTGAGCATCCAAATATGAAG GCAGTGGTAATAGATGAAGTGGACACTTTCCTTTTTCGACCTCGTCTTGGATTACGCTCTAAGTATCACGCT GTGAACTTCTTGACTCAAATTCGTTTGAGTCACAAAGGGGATGGACCTAAAGCAGCAAAACGGTTGATTGATATATATTTTACCCTTTTCAAG CTTTTGATATCAGAGGCTTCAACAGCACAATCAGAGGAGAAGAaggacaaaaaaaattcaagttcttCGAAAGAGGGCAAATCAAAAGCCTTATCGGAGTCGCATATTGAAATGGATTCACGGTTATTATCGGCTCTATTAACG GGTGTTAATCGAGCTTTCCCATTTGTGTCAACTGAGGAAGCTGATGATGTTATAGAGGTCCAGACGCCACTTTTGTTCCAGCTG GTTCATTCTAAGAATTTCAATGTGGGTGTCCAAGCACTGATGCTTCTTGACAAAATCTCATCCAAAAATCAAATTGTCAGTGACCGGTTTTATCGTGCCTTGTACTCAAAATTGCTGCTTCCAGCTGCAATGAATTCTTCCAAG GAAGAAATGTTTATTGCACTTCTATTGAGGGCAATGAAGAATGATATTAATATAAAGCGTGTATGTGCGTTCTCAAAACGTCTGTTACAG GTTGCCCTACAGCTGCCGCCTCAGTATGCTTGTGGATGTCTTTTTTTGCTTTCTGAAGTTCTGAAAGCTCGTCCTCCTCTTTG GAATATGGTGCTTCAAAATGAGGTTGTTGATGCTGATGATGATCTCGAGCATTTCGAAGATATTACTGAAAATGACGGCGATCAGGCAATTCCTGCATCAGACAACAGCAACAAGAAGGGCCAAATAGCTGAAACCAGTCAAGCATCTGATGATGATAGCGAGGAATCACTTCTCGAAGGTGCAACCTCTGATTCCGATGAGGATGGCCAAAATGAAGCAGATGATTTGTTTGGGGGAGGTGGTTTCAAAAAAACTGTGAAATCAAAGTTGGAGTCGACTGGTGACCTTGAAGTGTGCAGTAATCAAGCTCCCACCCCACCACCCGGAGGTTACAACCCGCGCCACAGAGAACCTGCTTATTG CAATGCAGATCGGGCCGCCTGGCGGGAGCTGACGGTATTTGCTTCACACGGGCACCCCTCCGTTGCTGCAATGGCCAAAACTCTTCTCTCTGGAGTGAACATTGTGTACAATGGTAACCCCATCGGTGACCTCTCCCTTGGCGCATTCCTGGACAAGTTCATGGAGAAGAAGCCGAAGCAGAACACGTGGCATGGCGCCTCCGACATTGAACCCGCCAAGAAG ATTGACATGAACCATCAGCTGATAGGGCCGGAGATCCTGTCGTTGGCTGAGGCCGACGTGCCACCTGAGGATGTAGTTTTCCATAAGTTTTACATGAACAAAAAGGACTCCTCCAAGAAActcaagaagaagatgaagaagaagaagacagcTGAGGACGAGGCTGCTGAGGAGATCTACGCCGTTGCGAGTGATGAGGACGAAAGCGACAACGAAGAGATCGAAAACGTGTTGGACGCTTCCAACCGCTCACAGGCAGACAGCGATCATGACTATGACGATCTTGACAACGAAGACGATGAAGACTTGATAGCCGAGGGTAGCGACGGAGAAATCGACATCCCCACAGACGACGAAGTATCCGACGACGGCGGAGCTAGTTTGGACGAGGacagtgatgatgatgatatcgCGGAAGGACAAGCAGACGACGGTAGCGACTTCGACGAAGATGAGGCGGCACTTGGCGAAGGAGGTTTTGGCGACGACAGCGACAGTGGAAGCGACCTCCACGAGGGCTTCGAACaagggaggaagaagaagaagacgaagacgaagaaGCGGAAATCGAGTAAAGGACCTGGAGCTTCCCCTTTTGCCAGCCTTGAAGAGTACGAACATTTGATGGAGGAAGAAAGTCTTGAACCGAGTGCACCCAAAGAGAAGAAGCACAAGTCGAAGATGgataaaaagaagagaaaactATCTTAG
- the LOC121794145 gene encoding 17.4 kDa class III heat shock protein-like: MSSVVEAMTDLLNLPETLEKLLHSASRHDGGGGRGGVANFPADILDTPKEYVFYLDVPGLSKSDIQVTVEEENTLVIKSNGKRKREEGEEEGCKYIRLERRPPQKLTRKFRLPDNCNVSAISAKCENGVLTVVVEKLPPPPKSKSIEVAIS, from the exons ATGAGCTCCGTCGTTGAAGCCATGACCGACCTGCTGAATTTACCGGAGACACTCGAGAAGCTACTGCACTCCGCCTCGCGCCACGACGGCGGCGGTGGCCGCGGCGGCGTAGCCAATTTCCCGGCCGACATTCTCGACACGCCGAAGGAGTACGTCTTCTACTTGGACGTCCCAGGGCTATCGAAATCGGACATTCAG GTGACAGTAGAGGAGGAAAACACGCTGGTGATAAAGAGCAACgggaagaggaagagagaggaAGGCGAGGAGGAAGGTTGCAAGTATATACGGCTGGAGAGGAGGCCGCCGCAGAAGCTTACTAGGAAATTCCGGCTGCCGGATAACTGCAACGTGTCGGCGATCAGCGCAAAGTGCGAGAACGGAGTGCTGACGGTGGTGGTGGAGaagctgccgccgccgccgaaaTCTAAGTCGATCGAGGTCGCCATATCTTGA
- the LOC121794142 gene encoding phosphoinositide phosphatase SAC2-like encodes MGSMTLENETKVPFNVEASFDDVSGGGGGKFQKFMLYETRSNFYMFGFERRKKYWKVLKISRSDQTELIVVEDSTLYSQDEQSELLQRIADGNKSTGGLKFVTTCYGIVGFIKFLGPYYMIIITKRKKIGTICGHAVYSVAKSEMIPVPYCSANSNMAYSKSENRYKKLLRNVDLTKDFFFSYSYHVMLSLQRNLSKHETGLSLYETMFVWNEFLTRGIRNQLRNSVWTVALVYGFFKQVKLSVSGHDFSLILIARRSRHYAGTRYLKRGVNEKGRVANDVETEQIVLEDVVGRPRQISSVVQNRGSIPLFWSQETSRLNIKPDIILSKKDDAYQATRLHFENLAKRYGNPIIILNLIKTREKKPRESILRAEFAHAIEVINKDLAHENRLKFLHWDLSKHSRNKAACVLAYLVKVAANALDLTGFFYCELPPVSSQLPCSSDCNDDCPDEDLFLMNEDVHDMNAEDRIGSDVNDCHVVKLPLFQKGVLRTNCIDCLDRTNVAQYVYGLVALGHQLHALGYINSPSIGLDSSLADDLMKIYEAMGDTLALQYGGSAAHNKIFSERRGQWKAATQSQEFLRTLQRFYSNAYMDAEKQDAINVFLGHFQPQQGKPALWELDSDQHYSVGKRGSEFAAENARSMIKRSFSDGNILCDNSANVDEKVLQMNSSQRPLAMEVQDCGVCLSESTPEFSTCETAITYSRYTPSMSRKQLFLDAQQEQVLENESTYFVDRRDLINCSNFLDVDCLSSSGNSCEEETYERSLLIASPNVVMSSGEIKMASTPCHESGSSLKGKELVSGNLGCGSASSSVDLTGFSDSFVHWVINGNVLFP; translated from the exons ATGGGAAGCATGACTTTGGAGAATGAAACGAAGGTTCCTTTCAATGTGGAGGCGAGCTTTGATGACGTtagtggcggcggcggtggcaaGTTTCAGAAATTCATGCTTTATGAAACTCGCTCG AACTTCTATATGTTTGgatttgagagaaggaaaaagtACTGGAAAGTCTTGAAGATAAGCAGATCAGATCAAACCGAGCTTATTGTTGTTGAAGATTCGACACTATACTCTCAGGATGAACAATCCGAGCTTCTGCAAAGAATTGCTGATGGAAACAAGTCTACGGGCGGATTAAAATTTGTCACCACATGCTATGGAATTGTTG GATTCATAAAATTTTTGGGACCTTATTACATGATCATTATCACTAAAAGAAAGAAGATTGGCACAATTTGTGGTCATGCAGTATATTCCGTTGCCAAGAGCGAGATGATCCCAGTACCTTATTGTTCTGCCAACTCAAATATGGCTTATTCTAAAAGCGAGAACAG ATACAAGAAGCTCTTACGCAATGTGGATCTCACCAAGGACTTCTTTTTTAGCTACTCCTACCATGTTATGCTTAGTCTTCAAAGGAATCTAAGCAAACATGAAACAGGATTATCCCTCTATGAGACAATGTTCGTCTGGAATGAATTCTTAACTCGTGGTATTCGAAATCAGCTGAGGAATTCTGTTTGGACAGTAGCATTGGTTTATGGATTCTTTAAACAG GTTAAGCTCTCAGTATCTGGCCACGATTTCAGTTTAATTCTTATTGCTAGACGATCTCGTCACTATGCTGGCACCAG ATACTTAAAACGTGGGGTTAATGAAAAGGGTCGTGTAGCAAATGATGTTGAGACCGAACAAATAGTGCTTGAGGATGTGGTAGGAAGACCAAGACAAATATCTTCTGTTGTGCAAAATCGGGGTTCAATACCACTCTTTTGGTCACAAGAAACTTCTAGATTGAATATTAAACCAGACATCATAT TATCGAAGAAGGATGATGCATATCAAGCCACTAGGCTTCATTTTGAGAATCTAGCTAAGAGATATGGCAATCCTATCATTATTCTAAACTTGATTAAG ACTCGTGAGAAGAAGCCACGGGAATCTATTCTGCGTGCAGAGTTTGCTCATGCTATTgaagtcatcaataaagatCTCGCACATGAAAATCGCTTGAAGTTCCTTCATTGGGATTTGAGTAAACACTCTAGAAA CAAAGCGGCGTGTGTGCTGGCATATTTAGTCAAAGTAGCAGCTAACGCGCTGGACTTAACTGGCTTCTTCTATTGTGAATTACCTCCAGTATCAAG CCAACTCCCCTGCAGTAGTGATTGCAATGATGATTGCCCCGATGAAGACCTTTTCCTTATGAATGAAGATGTGCATGATATGAATGCTGAAGATAGAATTGGCTCTGACGTGAATGATTGTCATGTTGTAAAGTTGCCCTTGTTTCAGAAAGGGGTATTAAGAACAAATTGCATTGATTGTTTGGACCGGACCAATGTTGCCCAATATGTGTATGGGCTCGTTGCTCTTGGTCATCAGTTGCATGCATTAGGGTATATCAATAGTCCTAGTATTGGTTTAGACTCCTCATTGGCAGATGATTTAATGAAGATTTATGAAGCTATGGGCGACACTCTTGCTCTACAGTATGGTGGATCTGCAGCACATAATAAG ATCTTCTCGGAGAGAAGAGGTCAGTGGAAAGCAGCAACACAGTCCCAAGAGTTTTTGAGAACTCTTCAGCGTTTTTACAGTAATGCCTACATGGATGCTGAGAAACAAGACGCCATAAATGT GTTCTTAGGTCATTTTCAGCCACAGCAGGGTAAACCGGCTCTTTGGGAGCTTGATTCTGATCAACATTACAGTGTTGGAAAACGTGGATCTGAATTTGCAGCAGAAAATGCTAG GTCAATGATCAAAAGATCGTTTTCTGATGGGAACATTCTCTGTGACAACTCGGCCAATGTTGACGAGAAAGTCCTTCAGATGAATAGTTCTCAAAGGCCATTAGCTATGGAGGTTCAAGACTGTGGCGTGTGTCTTTCAGAATCGACTCCAGAATTTTCAACTTGTGAAACTGCTATAACTTATTCCCG GTATACTCCCTCAATGTCACGTAAACAGCTGTTCCTTGATGCGCAACAAGAGCAAGTTCTTGAAAACGAGAGTACATACTTTGTTGACCGCAGAGATTTAATCAACTGTTCAAACTTTCTTGATGTGGATTGCCTATCTTCATCCGGGAACTCCTGTGAAGAGGAAACTTATGAACG ATCATTGCTAATTGCTTCCCCAAACGTTGTAATGTCTTCGGGTGAAATTAAAATGGCATCAACCCCATGCCATGAATCTGGATCAAGCTTGAAG GGAAAGGAGCTGGTCAGCGGAAACCTCGGATGTGGCTCTGCCAGCAGCTCAGTCGACCTCACTGGATTCTCGGACAGTTTCGTGCATTGGGTCATCAACGGCAACGTGCTCTTTCCTTGA
- the LOC121793663 gene encoding dnaJ homolog subfamily B member 7-like, translating into MAGEEDKSCDYYAVLELKKECTSAELRHAYKKLALKWHPDRFSASGNSKYLDEAKKKFQAIQQAYSVLSDTNKRFLYDVGVYDCNDDADNDGMGEFLNEMATMMNQTKSSESGNETLEELQELFDELFESDIKAFVSSSRLDTPPTRSSSSSSASGNEAYGVSNKRSSNEMRPGTVGESSRKKNAKIGRR; encoded by the exons ATGGCTGGTGAAGAAGATAAGAGCTGTGATTATTATGCTGTTttggagttgaagaaggaatgcACATCAGCAGAGCTGAGGCATGCCTACAAGAAACTTGCTCTG AAATGGCATCCAGATCGGTTCTCTGCTTCAGGGAATTCTAAGTATTTGGATGAGGCAAAGAAGAAATTTCAAGCTATTCAGCAAGCATATTCAG TGCTTTCAGACACCAACAAGAGGTTTCTGTACGATGTAGGAGTGTACGACTGCAACGATGACGCCGACAACGAT GGAATGGGTGAGTTCTTGAATGAGATGGCTACAATGATGAACCAAACCAAATCCAGT GAGAGTGGGAATGAGACATTGGAAGAGCTTCAAGAGCTATTCGACGAGCTCTTCGAGAGCGACATCAAAGCCTTCGTTAGCTCATCCCGGTTAGACACGCCCCCAACACGCTCCTCCTCATCGTCCTCAGCTTCAGGAAATGAGGCCTATGGCGTCTCcaacaagaggagctcgaatgAGATGAGGCCGGGGACGGTCGGAGAGAGTAGCCGGAAAAAGAATGCAAAGATTGGTCGGAGGTAG
- the LOC121794144 gene encoding probable complex I intermediate-associated protein 30 isoform X2, with protein MSRFRGLWQASVNATKRALLWKPEDLLPPSERYIFKFDSKEELKRWHLYADSEFNGLSSASLQIKESANGSSGVFSGNLSLDVSEGTKWNISRSGFCGMRSKKFDGFIDLDGYDTLALKVRGDGRCYISTIYTENWVNSPGQQEDNSWQAFVYVPKDNWYIAKIPLARYLPTWRGNVIDAELEMNPSRVVGMSLSLNAEGGIPGAISGPGDFRVEIDWIKALRTLS; from the exons ATGTCTAGGTTTCGTGGATTGTGGCAAGCTTCAGTTAATGCAACTAAAAGAG CTCTTTTGTGGAAACCTGAGGACTTGCTTCCTCCAAGTGAACGGTACATCTTTAAGTTTGACTCAAAAGAGGAACTAAAGCGATGGCATTTGTACGCAGATTCTGAATTCAATG GTTTGTCATCAGCATCGCTGCAGATAAAAGAGTCTGCCAATGGATCAAGTG GTGTATTCTCTGGAAACCTTTCCTTGGATGTCAGTGAAGGTACTAAGTGGAATATAAGTAGAAGTGGATTCTGCGGAATGAGATCTAAGAAG TTTGATGGCTTCATTGATCTGGATGGGTATGACACATTGGCTCTAAAAGTTAGAGGAGACGGGCGATGCTACATATCTACT ATTTATACAGAGAATTGGGTGAATTCTCCGGGACAACAAGAAGATAACTCGTGGCAGGCGTTTGTTTATGTGCCTAAGGACAACTGGTACATCGCCAAG ATCCCCCTTGCTCGATACCTGCCAACATGGCGAGGCAATGTGATAGACGCAGAGCTCGAGATGAACCCATCTCGCGTTGTTGGAATGTCTCTCTCGCTGAATGCAGAAGGGGGAATCCCAGGCGCCATCTCTGGTCCAGGTGATTTTCGAGTCGAGATAGACTGGATCAAAGCTCTTAGAACATTGAGTTAG